The following coding sequences are from one Candidatus Aquicultor sp. window:
- a CDS encoding MEDS domain-containing protein produces MKIIKATDYIDYDLRLGDHIIHFYDDDDQRAGLLTDFIKEGFLQNQKCLCVFNRDIADAEQDRLVKDNLDLGYYLLEGQLVFITHEAFFSTAGHFDDQKLLALIVETVEVAAKQGWAGVRIANELTWAVTNGQDTDAWLQFEAKINNYIGNLPVIMLCQYNQRRISGQVVTGLFKTHPYVILGEEMRQNPYFVEPEKFLQGCQSEKRLYM; encoded by the coding sequence ATGAAAATAATTAAAGCAACCGATTATATAGACTACGATCTGCGTCTGGGCGATCATATAATCCACTTTTATGATGATGACGACCAGCGTGCCGGGTTGCTGACCGATTTTATAAAAGAAGGGTTTCTGCAAAACCAGAAATGTTTATGCGTGTTTAATAGAGATATCGCTGATGCGGAACAAGACAGATTAGTGAAGGACAACCTTGATCTCGGATACTATCTCCTTGAAGGACAGCTCGTATTTATAACACACGAAGCGTTTTTTTCGACCGCCGGCCATTTCGACGATCAAAAGCTGCTGGCATTAATCGTAGAAACCGTTGAAGTTGCGGCCAAGCAAGGCTGGGCAGGCGTCAGAATAGCAAACGAGCTAACATGGGCAGTAACCAACGGCCAGGATACCGATGCCTGGCTGCAGTTTGAGGCAAAAATCAACAACTACATCGGAAACCTCCCCGTTATTATGCTCTGCCAATATAACCAGCGCAGAATTTCAGGCCAGGTTGTAACCGGTCTTTTCAAAACCCACCCTTATGTCATTCTCGGGGAAGAGATGCGTCAGAACCCTTACTTCGTTGAACCTGAGAAGTTCCTGCAAGGATGCCAATCGGAAAAACGGCTCTACATGTAG
- a CDS encoding bifunctional 3,4-dihydroxy-2-butanone-4-phosphate synthase/GTP cyclohydrolase II, whose translation MMLDRVEDAIGDLKEGMIIIVVDDEDRENEGDFLMAAEKVTPEAVNFMARYGRGLICMPCIGERLDELKIPAMVCDNTSEQGTAFTVSIGAKGKITTGISAHDRAVTIQTVIDPNSTPEHISRPGHVFPLRARKGGVLERAGHTEAAADLARLAGLFPAGVICEIMNEDGTMARLPQLQEVAKEHGLKLISVADLIKYRRRNEKLVERIAEVTLPTQYGEFKALGYRSLLDGKEYFAMVKGAVANQENVLVRVHSECLTGDIFHSLRCDCGEQLETAMKVIESEGRGVLLYILGHEGRGIGLLNKLRAYELQECGRDTVQANTDLGFPADLRDYGIGAQILADLGLTSIRLMTNNPKKIIGLEGYGLNIVERVSIQVKPTDHNIHYLQTKKEKMDHLIDQCFVSEDT comes from the coding sequence ATGATGTTAGATCGAGTTGAAGACGCCATAGGCGATTTAAAAGAAGGAATGATTATTATCGTCGTTGACGATGAAGACAGGGAAAACGAGGGCGATTTCTTAATGGCGGCCGAGAAGGTGACTCCGGAGGCGGTTAATTTTATGGCAAGATACGGCCGCGGGCTTATCTGTATGCCGTGTATAGGAGAGCGGCTTGATGAGCTGAAGATACCGGCAATGGTGTGTGATAATACTTCCGAGCAGGGAACGGCCTTTACCGTTTCAATCGGGGCGAAGGGGAAAATTACTACCGGTATCTCGGCGCACGACAGGGCGGTTACAATACAAACGGTTATCGACCCGAATAGTACACCTGAGCACATTTCCCGGCCCGGTCACGTTTTTCCGTTGCGGGCGCGCAAGGGCGGCGTACTTGAGCGCGCAGGCCACACGGAAGCGGCAGCCGACCTAGCCCGGCTAGCAGGGCTATTTCCCGCGGGTGTCATTTGCGAGATTATGAACGAGGATGGGACAATGGCCCGGCTTCCGCAGCTCCAAGAGGTTGCAAAAGAGCATGGGCTTAAGCTCATAAGCGTCGCCGACCTAATAAAATACCGTCGCCGAAATGAGAAATTGGTCGAGCGTATCGCCGAGGTAACCTTGCCGACACAGTACGGCGAATTCAAGGCACTCGGCTATAGGAGCTTACTCGACGGAAAAGAGTATTTCGCAATGGTAAAGGGCGCAGTTGCGAATCAGGAGAACGTGTTGGTTCGCGTCCATTCCGAGTGCTTGACGGGCGATATATTCCACTCGCTTCGCTGTGATTGCGGTGAACAGCTTGAGACGGCGATGAAGGTGATTGAGAGTGAAGGAAGGGGCGTACTCCTCTACATCCTCGGGCACGAAGGGCGCGGTATCGGCCTTCTTAACAAGCTACGTGCATATGAGCTGCAAGAATGCGGTCGGGACACCGTGCAGGCAAACACAGATCTTGGTTTTCCTGCCGATCTGAGAGATTACGGTATTGGTGCGCAGATTCTTGCGGATCTCGGTTTAACCTCGATTCGCCTGATGACTAACAACCCGAAAAAAATCATAGGCCTGGAGGGCTATGGCCTCAATATCGTCGAAAGGGTATCAATCCAGGTAAAACCGACAGATCATAACATCCACTACCTGCAAACCAAGAAAGAGAAGATGGACCACCTGATCGACCAGTGTTTTGTTTCCGAGGATACATAG
- the ribD gene encoding bifunctional diaminohydroxyphosphoribosylaminopyrimidine deaminase/5-amino-6-(5-phosphoribosylamino)uracil reductase RibD — translation MYEDTATHNTYTVEELMRRAIDLAEKGRGTTSPNPMVGALIVKDDRIIGEGFHKKAGNPHAEVNALMASTEDVAGATMVVSLEPCNHFGRTPPCTEAIINAGIKKVIVGMIDPNPQCAGSGIKQLRDAGIEVEHGVLADVVARQNEVFIKFITTGRPFIIVKAAMSLDGKIAAQEGKQTAITGEEALRRAHELRNEYDAIMVGVGTARTDNPKLTTRLDIEDTRNPIRIIVDSRAKLPLDSNIVRTANDVQTILATTAFAPRQNREDLAARGIDVLKIDAWDGSVDLEMLLEELGERHISSIMVEGGSKLIASFARAGLVDKYMLFVAPKLIGEQGVDVIGDKLDAVRELRIERVERLGEDILIEAYPR, via the coding sequence ATGTACGAGGATACGGCTACACACAACACCTATACGGTTGAAGAGCTCATGCGGCGGGCGATTGACCTTGCGGAGAAAGGTCGCGGTACAACAAGTCCTAACCCTATGGTTGGAGCGCTCATTGTTAAGGACGACCGCATTATCGGTGAAGGCTTCCATAAAAAAGCGGGCAATCCGCATGCCGAGGTAAATGCACTTATGGCCTCTACGGAAGACGTGGCCGGAGCGACTATGGTTGTTTCGCTTGAACCTTGCAACCACTTCGGGCGTACACCGCCATGCACCGAAGCGATAATCAACGCCGGCATTAAGAAGGTCATCGTCGGGATGATCGACCCCAACCCGCAGTGCGCCGGTAGCGGCATCAAACAATTGCGCGATGCCGGCATCGAAGTCGAACACGGAGTTCTTGCCGATGTTGTTGCGCGGCAGAATGAGGTATTTATCAAGTTCATAACCACCGGACGCCCGTTTATCATCGTCAAAGCGGCGATGAGCCTCGATGGTAAGATAGCCGCACAGGAAGGCAAGCAGACCGCTATTACCGGTGAAGAAGCATTAAGAAGAGCGCACGAACTGCGAAACGAGTATGACGCGATCATGGTTGGAGTCGGCACCGCACGTACCGACAACCCCAAGCTTACTACCAGGTTGGACATTGAAGATACCAGGAACCCGATTCGCATTATCGTCGATTCGCGGGCCAAGCTGCCGTTGGACAGCAATATCGTAAGAACAGCGAACGACGTACAGACGATTCTTGCCACCACTGCGTTTGCGCCGCGCCAGAACAGGGAAGACCTGGCAGCGCGTGGTATCGATGTACTAAAAATCGATGCGTGGGATGGTTCGGTCGACCTCGAAATGCTACTGGAAGAGCTCGGTGAACGGCACATCTCAAGTATTATGGTTGAAGGCGGCAGTAAGCTTATCGCATCGTTTGCACGAGCCGGCTTGGTCGATAAATATATGCTTTTTGTGGCGCCAAAGCTGATTGGGGAGCAGGGCGTTGATGTAATCGGGGATAAGCTCGATGCGGTGCGCGAGCTTCGCATCGAGCGTGTTGAGCGGCTAGGAGAAGATATCTTGATCGAAGCGTATCCTAGGTAG
- a CDS encoding riboflavin synthase, with protein MFTGIIEELGTIKSIKRGTDDFIIEIAAPKLTPEVTLGDSIAVNGICLTAASKTSGAFTVDVMPETLAKSDLDEIKPGEAVNLERALTLSSRLGGHMVAGHVDGVGTIRSKTVQKNALIIKMSAPEAVTRYLVDRGSVAADGISLTVIDYGQGHITVSIIPHTAKMTTLGFKKSGDKVNLEADMIGKYVAKFVAQHQGPRPGITMDALRENGFE; from the coding sequence ATGTTTACCGGAATCATAGAGGAACTGGGCACGATAAAATCGATAAAACGCGGGACCGATGATTTCATAATCGAAATTGCGGCGCCGAAGCTCACGCCTGAGGTTACGCTCGGTGATTCGATTGCCGTAAACGGCATTTGCCTGACTGCGGCATCGAAAACGAGCGGCGCTTTTACCGTTGATGTTATGCCTGAAACGCTCGCAAAGAGCGACCTGGATGAAATTAAGCCCGGAGAAGCGGTTAACCTTGAGCGGGCGCTGACGCTTTCCAGCAGGCTCGGCGGACATATGGTAGCGGGTCATGTCGACGGTGTCGGCACTATACGATCAAAAACCGTGCAAAAGAATGCTCTTATCATTAAAATGTCCGCGCCGGAGGCGGTAACCCGGTATCTGGTTGATCGCGGTTCGGTTGCAGCAGATGGCATCAGCCTCACGGTGATTGACTATGGGCAAGGGCACATTACGGTATCGATTATTCCGCATACCGCCAAGATGACAACGCTTGGCTTCAAGAAGAGTGGAGATAAAGTAAACCTTGAGGCAGACATGATAGGAAAATACGTTGCAAAGTTTGTGGCTCAGCACCAGGGGCCGAGACCAGGTATTACAATGGATGCACTTCGAGAGAACGGTTTTGAATAA
- a CDS encoding GNAT family N-acetyltransferase translates to MQKPTETAFHIRCASQQDAGSLAMLLRDLGWHDHMCKEPFDIAKTRIAHHLELCAKDASHYIVVAEDAGRRVVAYAAAHWLPYLFLEGPEGYVSELFVLESERGKGIGRALLTDIINKSGEIGCSRLMLVNSKDRESYERSFYKKMGWTERPEMTNFILKL, encoded by the coding sequence ATGCAGAAACCAACAGAAACAGCATTTCACATACGATGTGCAAGCCAACAGGATGCAGGATCGCTGGCTATGCTCTTGCGCGATCTTGGCTGGCACGACCACATGTGTAAAGAGCCGTTTGATATTGCTAAAACGCGTATTGCTCATCATCTTGAACTCTGTGCCAAAGACGCCAGCCATTACATTGTAGTTGCCGAGGATGCAGGCAGGCGTGTCGTCGCATATGCCGCCGCACACTGGCTGCCCTATCTATTCCTCGAGGGCCCGGAAGGGTACGTGTCCGAGCTTTTTGTTCTTGAATCTGAGCGGGGGAAGGGCATCGGCAGGGCGCTGCTAACAGATATTATCAACAAATCCGGAGAAATTGGATGCTCACGGCTTATGTTGGTTAATTCGAAGGATAGAGAATCGTACGAGCGCTCGTTCTACAAAAAGATGGGTTGGACCGAGCGCCCGGAAATGACCAATTTTATATTAAAGTTATAG
- the rsmB gene encoding 16S rRNA (cytosine(967)-C(5))-methyltransferase RsmB produces MAKSSREIALEVIHRVHKTGSYANLLLPKKLQESDLDRRDKAFVTELTYGTLRACGTLDWIIKQFSKQKLGKIPGLVLDLIRMSVYQIFYMDVPDHAVINESVNIAKKHFHPGIPKFVNGMLRTISRERDSLPWPSIETDPLDYISLKYFHPLWLVKMWVEEFGLEETEALCRADNQPPQLTIRVNTLKTTPDELAASLREAGWTVEPGRYLSEALAVKGTGDLSQLPQFKEGLFYVQDQSSMMIAHVVDPHPGESILDVAAAPGGKTTHMAQLMQNKGRIVAVDLSPNRVNLLKQNINRMGVKNTLALQGDATKLKSVIKEPVDKILVDAPCSGLGVLARRPDARWTKTPEQIIELSNIQTQILSAVADHVRPGGIIVYSVCTLTKQETSLVVEHFLRTRDDFFIDDIAPYLSESIKPHVRDGMIQLMPTQGIDGLFIARLKRFE; encoded by the coding sequence ATGGCAAAATCCTCACGAGAGATTGCGCTTGAGGTCATCCACCGGGTTCATAAAACCGGGAGCTATGCAAACCTGCTTCTACCCAAGAAGCTTCAGGAGAGTGACCTCGACCGCCGTGACAAGGCGTTTGTAACCGAGCTTACCTACGGCACGCTCAGGGCGTGCGGGACACTCGACTGGATCATCAAACAGTTCTCAAAGCAAAAACTCGGTAAGATTCCCGGGCTTGTGCTCGACCTAATCCGTATGTCGGTTTACCAGATCTTTTATATGGATGTGCCCGACCATGCGGTAATAAATGAATCGGTTAACATCGCGAAGAAGCATTTCCACCCGGGCATCCCGAAGTTCGTTAACGGTATGCTGCGAACCATTTCGCGTGAGAGAGATTCATTGCCCTGGCCTAGTATCGAGACCGATCCGCTTGATTACATCTCGCTGAAGTACTTTCACCCGTTATGGCTGGTTAAAATGTGGGTCGAAGAGTTCGGTCTTGAAGAGACCGAAGCGCTTTGTAGAGCTGATAATCAACCGCCGCAGCTCACAATTAGAGTCAATACGCTAAAGACCACACCGGACGAGCTGGCCGCGAGTCTGAGAGAAGCCGGCTGGACGGTTGAACCCGGCAGGTATTTAAGCGAAGCGCTCGCAGTTAAGGGAACCGGTGATTTGAGCCAGCTGCCCCAGTTTAAAGAGGGGTTATTCTACGTGCAAGACCAGAGCTCGATGATGATAGCCCACGTAGTCGACCCGCACCCGGGCGAATCGATACTTGATGTGGCGGCCGCACCCGGAGGTAAGACCACCCACATGGCCCAGCTCATGCAGAATAAGGGCAGAATTGTCGCGGTCGATCTTAGCCCCAACCGCGTCAACCTTCTCAAGCAAAACATCAATCGCATGGGTGTGAAAAACACGCTCGCGCTGCAAGGTGATGCGACCAAACTCAAATCCGTAATCAAAGAGCCGGTCGACAAGATACTTGTTGACGCCCCGTGCTCAGGCCTCGGGGTTCTTGCCCGGCGGCCGGATGCCAGGTGGACAAAAACGCCGGAACAGATCATCGAACTGTCAAATATCCAGACGCAGATACTCAGCGCTGTCGCCGATCATGTTCGGCCCGGCGGGATTATCGTCTATTCGGTATGCACGTTAACCAAGCAGGAAACAAGCCTCGTCGTCGAGCATTTCTTGCGGACGCGGGACGACTTCTTTATCGATGATATTGCACCATATCTTTCTGAGAGCATAAAACCGCACGTACGAGACGGCATGATCCAACTCATGCCCACGCAAGGAATAGACGGGCTCTTTATCGCCCGGCTTAAGCGCTTCGAGTAA
- the rpe gene encoding ribulose-phosphate 3-epimerase: MKRDILLAPSILSADFSRLAEQVALAGEGGADLLHIDVMDGHFVPNITIGPLVVEALKRTTNIPLDVHLMIENPELHIDAFIEAGASWLSFHVEATHHAHRIVQKIKEYPGVKAGIALNPATPVTHLHHVLDDIDFVLVMSVNPGFGGQKFIPNALEKIEVIRHMIDSKGLDIMIQVDGGISADNADKVVLKGADILVAGSAVFCAEDIPQAVRDIRKSISE, from the coding sequence ATGAAACGAGATATACTTCTGGCACCATCGATACTGTCTGCTGATTTTTCACGCCTGGCCGAGCAGGTTGCGCTGGCCGGTGAAGGCGGCGCCGACTTGCTACATATCGATGTTATGGACGGGCACTTCGTCCCGAATATCACTATCGGGCCGTTAGTGGTGGAGGCGCTCAAACGCACTACCAACATACCGCTCGACGTGCATCTTATGATTGAAAACCCCGAGCTCCACATAGATGCGTTTATCGAGGCCGGCGCATCATGGCTCTCGTTTCACGTTGAGGCCACACACCACGCGCACCGCATCGTACAGAAAATCAAAGAGTATCCAGGGGTCAAAGCCGGTATTGCGCTTAATCCCGCAACCCCGGTAACGCATCTGCATCATGTTCTTGACGATATAGACTTTGTCCTGGTTATGTCGGTTAACCCTGGCTTTGGGGGACAAAAGTTTATCCCGAACGCGCTGGAGAAGATCGAAGTCATCCGGCACATGATCGATTCAAAGGGCTTGGATATCATGATACAAGTCGATGGCGGTATATCGGCCGATAACGCAGATAAAGTTGTCCTAAAAGGCGCCGATATTCTGGTGGCCGGCTCTGCGGTGTTTTGTGCAGAGGATATACCGCAAGCAGTACGTGATATTCGAAAATCAATATCGGAGTAG
- a CDS encoding class E sortase, which yields MVAGDRTTIIFRITGLMCIGLSLFICLQVAYTDIRTNSEQQQLQVRWNQEAARAQSGDAQNPQDISTSKYATGNLNQATGNYEEPRAMHGEAIARLVIPKIGLDEIVLEGIQLDVLKNGPGHMEGTAYPGEPGNMVISGHRVTNSHPFFYLDKLEQGDPIYISTQLGTYTYYVIDKKVIEPSDIRITLPTRNTVLTLTTCNPRFSAATRLVIVARIW from the coding sequence ATGGTTGCCGGAGACCGCACTACCATTATTTTTAGAATCACAGGACTAATGTGTATCGGACTCTCGCTTTTCATCTGCCTACAGGTTGCATATACCGACATTCGCACGAACTCTGAACAGCAGCAACTTCAGGTTAGATGGAACCAAGAGGCAGCCAGGGCACAATCCGGGGACGCACAGAATCCGCAAGATATTTCGACAAGCAAATACGCTACTGGAAACCTGAACCAAGCCACCGGAAATTATGAGGAACCCCGAGCTATGCATGGCGAAGCTATTGCGCGGCTCGTCATCCCAAAAATCGGCCTAGACGAAATCGTCCTCGAAGGCATTCAACTCGATGTGCTTAAGAATGGTCCGGGGCATATGGAAGGCACGGCATATCCGGGAGAACCCGGGAATATGGTTATCTCGGGGCATCGTGTCACCAACAGCCATCCTTTTTTCTATCTCGATAAACTTGAGCAGGGCGACCCTATCTATATATCCACACAATTAGGCACATACACATACTATGTGATCGATAAAAAGGTCATCGAGCCATCGGACATACGTATAACCCTTCCCACACGAAATACAGTGCTCACACTTACCACGTGCAACCCGCGTTTCAGCGCAGCAACTAGACTGGTTATCGTCGCAAGAATCTGGTAG
- the ribE gene encoding 6,7-dimethyl-8-ribityllumazine synthase — protein MHIYEGNLIAKDLKFAIVVSRFNEFIGTRLLDGAIDALKRHGTSEDDIHIAWTPGAFEIPLVAKKLAASGRYDAVMCLGAVIRGSTPHFDYVANEVSKGVAKASLDTGVPVIFGVLTTDDVEQAIERAGTKSGNKGWQAAVSAIEMANLVKSM, from the coding sequence ATGCATATCTATGAGGGTAATTTAATAGCAAAGGATTTGAAGTTTGCGATTGTGGTGAGCCGTTTCAACGAATTTATCGGCACACGGCTGCTCGATGGCGCGATTGATGCGTTGAAGCGCCATGGCACTTCGGAGGATGATATCCATATTGCCTGGACACCGGGGGCGTTTGAGATACCGCTCGTCGCAAAGAAGCTTGCCGCAAGCGGTCGCTATGATGCAGTCATGTGTCTTGGCGCCGTTATTCGCGGTTCAACGCCGCATTTCGACTACGTTGCAAATGAGGTTTCCAAGGGTGTTGCTAAGGCAAGTCTTGATACCGGCGTCCCGGTTATCTTCGGTGTTTTGACAACCGATGATGTTGAGCAAGCCATTGAGCGCGCGGGGACGAAAAGCGGCAACAAGGGTTGGCAAGCGGCGGTATCGGCTATAGAAATGGCCAATCTGGTAAAAAGCATGTAG
- the gltX gene encoding glutamate--tRNA ligase — translation MEGKIRVRFAPSPTGYLHIGGARTALFNWLYARHNNGVFVLRIEDTDRERSTEEAIHAIIASMDWLGLTWDEGPFRQMDRLDRYREEAERLLAMGKAYKCYCTPEELEERRKAALERKEAPRYDRTCCTLTEAEQQAFEVQGRKPVIRFYSPNEGTTIINDLVKGAVSFENINLDDFIMIRTDGIPTYNFAVVVDDHDMNISHVIRGDDHLSNTPRQILVYQALGYEVPEFGHLPMILGSDKTRLSKRHGATAVESYRDDGYLPYALINYLALLGWGFGDQTIFSEDELIQKFSLEGVGKSPAVFDPAKLDWLNGVYIRELSVDELAEKLKVFLKNAGIIPQAPVSEEEDYALKGDRGLDLGRYNDAWYRRLAEIVRERMVKLSEIVGLADFFFRKVEYQPEAVEKVLKKEGVPDILRKSLEVLADTSFEFSSEEIEKHLRGFAEETGMKARFVLQPIRVAVTGRTISPPLFETIELLGRETTLERLSEAISLLEMAAG, via the coding sequence ATGGAAGGCAAGATAAGGGTTCGTTTTGCGCCAAGCCCGACCGGTTACTTACATATCGGCGGAGCCCGGACGGCGCTTTTTAACTGGCTATACGCCCGCCACAATAACGGCGTTTTTGTTTTACGCATTGAGGATACCGATCGCGAGCGTTCCACCGAGGAGGCGATTCACGCCATTATTGCATCGATGGATTGGCTCGGTCTCACGTGGGACGAAGGCCCGTTCCGGCAAATGGACCGGCTCGACCGCTATCGTGAAGAGGCCGAGAGGTTGCTCGCAATGGGTAAGGCATACAAGTGCTACTGCACCCCTGAAGAGCTGGAAGAGAGAAGAAAGGCCGCGCTTGAGCGCAAAGAAGCACCGAGGTACGACCGCACTTGCTGCACGCTGACCGAAGCAGAGCAACAAGCGTTCGAAGTGCAAGGGCGCAAACCCGTTATCCGGTTCTATTCGCCGAATGAAGGCACTACCATCATTAATGACCTGGTAAAAGGTGCGGTATCGTTCGAAAACATAAATCTCGATGATTTTATAATGATTCGAACCGACGGCATCCCGACATATAACTTCGCCGTTGTCGTCGATGATCACGATATGAATATCAGCCATGTGATCAGGGGGGACGACCATCTTTCAAACACACCGCGCCAGATTCTCGTATACCAGGCGCTCGGCTATGAGGTGCCCGAATTCGGCCATCTGCCGATGATTCTCGGGTCCGATAAAACGCGTCTCAGCAAACGTCACGGGGCGACCGCAGTCGAGTCGTATCGCGATGACGGTTATCTGCCATACGCGCTCATCAACTATCTAGCGCTGCTTGGCTGGGGGTTTGGAGACCAAACGATTTTTTCGGAAGATGAACTTATCCAGAAGTTCAGTCTTGAAGGCGTCGGCAAATCACCGGCTGTTTTTGACCCGGCAAAACTCGATTGGTTGAACGGCGTGTATATCCGCGAGCTTTCTGTGGACGAACTGGCTGAAAAGCTTAAAGTGTTCCTAAAGAACGCTGGAATCATCCCGCAAGCACCGGTTTCTGAAGAGGAAGATTACGCGCTCAAGGGTGATCGAGGCCTCGACCTCGGCAGATACAACGATGCCTGGTACAGACGTCTCGCGGAGATCGTCCGGGAACGAATGGTGAAGTTAAGTGAAATCGTCGGCTTGGCGGATTTCTTCTTCCGCAAGGTGGAATACCAGCCGGAAGCGGTGGAGAAAGTCCTGAAAAAAGAGGGCGTGCCGGATATCCTGCGCAAATCACTTGAGGTGCTGGCCGACACCTCGTTCGAGTTTTCTTCTGAAGAGATCGAAAAGCACTTGCGCGGGTTTGCCGAAGAAACGGGGATGAAAGCACGGTTTGTTTTGCAGCCGATACGCGTTGCCGTAACCGGTCGCACCATAAGCCCGCCGTTGTTTGAAACAATAGAGCTGCTAGGGCGCGAAACTACACTTGAGCGCCTTAGTGAGGCGATCAGTTTGCTCGAGATGGCGGCCGGCTAG
- a CDS encoding general stress protein translates to MPENEKKHDITVSEAGRKGGETTAKSHGHDFYEQIGEKGGETTAKKYGPEFYEEIGHKGGESTSEKYGPDFYKEIGEKGGEATAKSHGHEFYEEIGHKGGEKVKDLIEKGKESE, encoded by the coding sequence ATGCCTGAGAACGAAAAGAAGCACGATATTACCGTCAGTGAGGCAGGTCGTAAAGGTGGCGAAACTACCGCAAAGAGCCATGGTCATGATTTCTATGAGCAAATCGGCGAAAAGGGCGGCGAAACTACCGCGAAAAAATATGGTCCGGAATTTTATGAAGAAATAGGCCATAAGGGCGGTGAATCTACCTCCGAGAAATACGGGCCTGATTTCTACAAGGAGATCGGCGAAAAGGGCGGCGAAGCGACTGCTAAATCACATGGACACGAGTTCTATGAAGAAATAGGCCATAAAGGTGGCGAAAAGGTAAAAGATCTCATCGAGAAAGGCAAAGAATCCGAATAG
- a CDS encoding cold shock domain-containing protein yields MSKGTVKWFNDGKGFGFISQEDGGPDVFVHHSAITGDGFKTLAEGAAVEYEVQMEAKGARAANVTVIG; encoded by the coding sequence TTGTCAAAAGGTACTGTAAAGTGGTTCAACGACGGCAAGGGCTTCGGTTTTATCAGCCAGGAAGATGGCGGTCCGGATGTCTTTGTACACCATTCAGCAATCACCGGCGATGGGTTTAAAACCCTTGCTGAGGGCGCAGCAGTTGAGTATGAGGTCCAAATGGAGGCCAAGGGTGCTCGTGCAGCCAACGTGACTGTTATTGGATAA
- a CDS encoding rhodanese-like domain-containing protein gives MPYLRKYLAIFVALTFILIAVGCSSNQNAQDVSVADSQEQQTTTTEPFMTPVTTTAPYKNINAQQAEQLINNGGIQILDLRDTYLYSNKHILGADSLPYTYLTEQMTKLDKSKPVLVYDDQDKISKNAAMTLIQNGFPQVYNLAGGMVTWVGSVEPN, from the coding sequence GTGCCTTACCTGCGGAAATACTTAGCTATCTTTGTCGCACTCACATTCATACTTATAGCTGTTGGATGCTCGTCAAACCAAAACGCGCAAGATGTAAGTGTGGCGGATAGCCAAGAACAACAAACTACAACAACAGAGCCATTTATGACGCCGGTAACAACAACGGCTCCATACAAAAATATCAATGCTCAGCAAGCGGAACAACTTATAAACAACGGCGGTATCCAAATCCTGGATCTCAGAGACACATACCTTTACAGTAATAAGCACATTTTGGGTGCAGACTCTCTCCCATACACGTATTTGACAGAACAAATGACCAAACTCGACAAATCAAAGCCGGTTTTGGTCTACGATGACCAAGATAAGATTAGTAAGAACGCGGCAATGACGCTTATTCAGAATGGGTTCCCGCAGGTATATAACCTCGCAGGCGGTATGGTCACCTGGGTAGGCTCTGTCGAGCCCAACTAA